A segment of the Arcobacter sp. CECT 8983 genome:
CTGTTCTATTTATTTTCCCTTCAATTTCTAAGGCAATTCTTTGATTACCCCATGGGTCAAGTATTTCACCAGTTTTTTCAATATCAAATACAACGTCTTTTGTTACACCTTTAATAGTTAACTTACCATAAGCTTTATTATTTTCAATTTTTTCAGCTTTGAAAGTTAATTTTGGATATTTTTTTACATCAAAAAAGTCTGCAGATTTTAAATGCTTATCTCTTTTTTTATTATCAGTATTAATCGAGTTTGATTCTACTGTACCTTGAACAGATTTAATTGTTCCTGTTTTTTCATCATATTCAAATGAACCATCAAATTTTTCAAAATTTCCTCTAACATATGAAATCATTAAGTGCTTAACTTTAAAGCCAACATTTGTGTGAGATGGATCTACATTATATGTAGCACCAAATAAACTACCTGCTGTTATAATTGATGCAAGTCCTAGTTTTACTAATTTTGTCATTGTTTATCCTTTTTGTTTATAATATTACTAATTAGTAATATAAATGTAAAATTTTTTAATTTGCTTTATAGACTTTATTTAAAAGTTCATATAAAGTATCAAGTTCTTTGTCACTTAAAACTTCAAGTGATGTTTTTAAATTTTTTGCATGATTTGGAAATACTTTTTCAATTACTTCAATACCTTTTTGAGTAATAGTTAAAATAGAAGCTCTCTTATCTTCTGGGTCAGAAATAGTTGTAATCCAGCCATCTCTTTTAAGGTTTTTTACTACAACAGTAATATTACCAGGAGTACTCATTGTAAGCTTTGTAATTGAACTAATATTCAAATCACCTCTGTGATAAAGTACCTCAAGTACTTTGAATTGATTAAAAGTCAAGTTAAAAGTATTTAAATAGTTTACTAATCTATTATGGAATTTTGACCTAATTCTTTCTATCCTAATGATAGTTTTCATAGATTTATCTGTTCTTTTTCCATAACTTACTAGGGATTTAGTATTCATTTATTTAACTCCTTTGTGAAATTATATTACTAGTTAGTAGTATTTGTCAAGTGTTTTTTAGAAAAACTATTACTAACTAGTAGCAAAAATACTTTTCAAAAGCCTATGTTAGGCGCTTACACAAATTTGAAAATTTAGAAATGTTTTGGATTTAATAGTTATTGTTAAAAGTAAAAAGGCAGCTATTAAGCTGCCTTTAGAAATTATAATTAAGTATTAAGCAGCTTTTTTAGCAGCTTTTTTAGCAGCTTTCTTAGCTTTGCTAACTTTTGTAGGTTTAAGTTTTAAAACTTTTTTAGTAACTTTTTTAGTAACTTTTTTTACGTCTTTTTTCTTTTCAACTACTTTTTTAGCTGCTTTTTTAGCTATTTTTTCAACTTTCTTTTCTTTTAATTCTTTTGCCATTTTTCGTCCTTTTTTTAATTGTGATATTATCTATTACTTATTGAAAAAAGTAATATAATATAGGTATTCTACACATTTAGAACAATAATGTCAAGGGTTATAACTAAAAATTAGCTTAAAATCATATTTTTTATTGTTTAACCAATTAATTATAAACACTTGGATATAATATCGAGTTTTACTAAAAGCTTATAAGGAAATTATATGTTACTAACACCAGGACCAACGCCTGTACCAGAATTTGTAAGAAAAGCTATGGCAGATGTTACTATTCACCATAGAACACCAGAATTTGAAAAAATATTTGAAGAAACAAGAGAATTATTATTTGAATTATATGGAATGGATGAAGTTGTAATGCTTGCATCTAGTGGCTCAGGTGCAATGGAGGCTTGTGTTACTAATCTAACAAAGAAAAAAGCATTAACTGTAAATTCAGGAAAATTCGGTGAAAGATTTGGAAAAATTTGTAAAGCTTTTAACATCGAATATACTGAAATCAAAAATGAATGGAATACGCCTGTAAGTGTAGATGCTATTTTAGAAGCAGTTAAAAATGACAGTGAAATTGATGCAATATTTATTCAACTATGTGAAAGTGCAGGGGGATTAAAACACCCTGTTGAAGAGATTGCAAAAGAAGTTAAAAAACTAAATAAAGATATCACAATAGTTGCAGATGGAATTACTGCTATTGGTGTTGAGAAGATTGACACTACAAATTTAGATGCAGTAATTACAGGAAGTCAAAAGGCACTTATGCTTCCTCCTGGGCTTGCGATTATTGGTTTATCAAATGCTGCAGTTTCTAAAATTGAAGAGAATGCAAAAGGTTTTTATTTTAATTTAGCAACAGAAATTAAAAAACAAAGAACAAATACTACAGCATGGACAGCAGCAACAACTTTGATTATTGGATTAAAAGAGATTTTATCATACATTAAAGAAAATGGTGGATTTGATACGCTTTATGAAAAAACAGCATTAAGAGCAAAAGCTACAAGAGAAGCTTTAAAAGCTATTGGGTGTGAAATTTATCCTCAAACTCCAGCAAATGCAATGACAACTATTTATAGTGAAAATGCACCTGAAATTAGAAAAATTTTAAAAACAAAGTATAATGTAAATATTGCAGGTGGACAAGACCATATTAAAACATTAATCTATAGAATAAATCATATGGGATTAGTTGAAGATTTTGAAGCTACATGGGTAGTAAATGCAGTTGAATTAGCAATGGATGAATTAAATCTTAGAGATTTTGATGGAACTGCTTCAAAAGTATTTTCTCAAGAGATGTTTAAAGGAAATTAATAATCATGGTTTTTGAACACGAAATACCAAAGGGCTCAAGACTATATTTTGGAAAGCTAGCTAAGGCTAAGAGAAACTTAGAAAATAGAGTATGTGAAATTCTAGACTCAAAAGGTTTTGAAGAGATAATCACACCTAACTTCTCTTACTCTCAGCATCAAGCAATTGAAAATGATAGAAAACTTATTAAGTTTTCAGATGAAGCAAATGAACAAGTTTCATTAAGAGCAGATTCAACACTTGATGTTGTAAGAATTATTACAAAAAGACTTGGAAGAGCAACTTCTCATAAAAAATGGTTTTATGTACAACCAGTATTTTCATATCCTTCAACTGAAGATTATCAAATTGGTTGTGAATGGATAGACCATGATAATATTGTAGATCTAGTAAATATTACTGGAAATATTTTAGATGAACTAGATATAAATCCAGTTTTACAACTATCAAATATCAATATTCCAAAACTTATTTCAAAAGAGTTTGATATTGATATTGATTACTTTAAAAATGGTGAAATAGCAAAACTATTTGAGATAGATGATGCTTGGTTAAATTCACTTATTAAAGTAAAAAATATTAAAGATTTAGAAAAAGCTATAAAAATTTCACCAGAGGTGATAAAAGTAGAACTTGAAAAACTTTTAAGTACAGCTCAAAATGTTGAATATAAAAATTTAGTTGTTGCTCCACTTTATCATGGAAGCTTAAAGTACTATGATGATGTATATTTTAGAGTAATTCAAGATAATTTTGTAATTAGTAAAGGTGGAAAATATAGTTCTGATGGAATTTCTTCATTAGGATTTGCACTTTATACAGATAGTTTATTAAAAATTTTAGAGGATTAGGGATGAAAGCAGATTTAATAGTTGGTATTCAATGGGGAGATGAAGGAAAAGGTAAGATGGTTGACATGCTTGCTCAAAATTATGACATGGTTTGTAGGTCACAAGGTGGTCATAATGCAGGTCATACTATTTGGGTAGATGGTGTTAGATACGCACTTCACTTAATTCCTTCAGGTGTTTTAAACCCAAAGGCAGTAAATATAATTGGTAATGGAGTTGTATTATCTCCTGAATCAATTATCAAAGAGATGGAACAGTTTGATAACTTAGAAGGTAGATTATTTATTTCTGATAAAGCACATCTAAACTTACCATATCATGCACAAATTGACCAAGCTAAAGAGAAACTAAAAGGTGACAAAGCTATTGGGACAACAGGTAAAGGTATAGGTCCAGCATACGCAGAGAAAATTGCAAGATCTGGGTTTAGAGTAGGTGAGTTATTAAATCCTACTAAATTAGCTACAAGTATAATTGAATTTTTTGAACAAAATAGAGCTATTTTTAATGTATTAGAAATTGAGACTCCTTCAAAAAATGATTTAGTAGCTTTACTTGAGTCTTATAAAGAAAAACTTGCTCCATATATTGCAAATACTACTAACATGGTATGGAAAGCATTAGATGAAGATAAAAAGATTTTATTAGAAGGTGCCCAAGGTACACTTCTTGATATTGATCATGGAACATATCCATATGTTACATCTTCAAGTACAGTAAGTGCTGGAGCTTGTACAGGTCTTGGTATCTCTCCAAAGGATATTGGAGTAGTTACAGGTATTGTTAAAGCATATACAACAAGAGTTGGAAATGGTCCTTTCCCTTCAGAAGACTTTACTGAAGAGGGACAAAAAATTGCTGACATTGGAAAAGAAGTTGGAGTTACTACTGGTAGAGGAAGAAGATGTGGTTGGTTTGATGCAATTGCAGTAAAACACGCTGCAAGATTAAATGGTTGTGACCAATTATCATTAATGAAACTTGATGTTTTAGATGGTTTCCCTAGAATTAAAATCTGTGTTGCATATGATTTAGATGGTGAAATCATTGATTATATGCCAACTGATTTAGAAAGTGTTAAACCAGTTTATGAAGAGATTGAAGGATGGGATAGTGTAGTTGGATGTCGAGAATTTGATGCACTACCAGAAAATGCAAAAAAATATATTGAGAGAATAGAAGAATTAACAGGTGTAAAAGTTGGAATCGTATCAACATCACCAGAGAGAGCAGACACAATTATAAGAGGATAACCCTATGAGAATGAAGTTACATCACACGCCATATATTTCTAGAAGAATCTCAAGAGATTTAGTAAATTGCGATTTTGTAGAGATTAGAAAGACAAAAGATGAAATCAGTGCAGAAATTGAAAAGATTTTAGATGCTGATATTGAACAAGAGCATGAATTAGATGAAAAAGTTCATGAGTTATTAGATGAACAAGAAGATGAAATTGAATTCTTAAATGCAGACAGAAGACAACTATTTTGGTTAACTAAAAAAAGATTAGCAAATGACTTTGGTGTAATATTAAACAATGAAGATAGATTTTCAGATATTGCTCATAAAGTATTAGATTATCTATGGGAAGAAGATTATATTCACTATACTTGTTCTGATAATCAAGTTAAAAACGTAATTTTTTCATCTATTGATGAATTTTTAAAAGGGTTTGAGAAAGCTGATGATGCTGTAATGGAAAAAATTAAACATTACAAAAGAAAGCTTATTCCAGGAACTGAAGAGTATGATATTGTTTATCATAGACTATATGAAGAAGAACTAATTAAAAGAGGGTTAATGTAATGCAAAAAGTATGGATTTATTTAGAAAATGGAACATTCTTAGAAGCTAAATCATTTGGTGCAACTGGTACAGCAGTTGGAGAAATTGTATTTAATACATCATTAACAGGATATCAAGAAATTATTTCTGATCCAAGTTATGCTGGGCAATTTATTACTTTTACAATGCCAGAAATTGGAAATGTAGGTGTTAATGCAGATGATATGGAAAGTAAAACAGCTTACTGTAAAGGTGTTTTAGTTAGAAATTATCACCATGAACATTCAAACTATAGATCTGAGGGTGACCTAGATTCATTCTTAAAAGAGCATGGGGTTCTTGGGATTACTGCTATTGATACAAGATATTTAACAAAACTAATAAGAGATGAAGGTGCAATGATGATGATTGCATCAACTGAAATCTCTGATAGAGAAGAGCTTGCTGAAAAATTAGCGCAAAGCCCAAGAATAGAAGATATTAATTATATCAAAGAAGTGTCTACTAAAGAAGCTTATGTACATAAAAATGGTGCATGGAATCATGAAAACAAAGCATACAACAAAGCTGTAATGAGTGATAAAAAAGTAGTAGTTATTGACTTTGGTGTAAAAAGAAATATTTTAAATGAATTAGTTGAGTCTGGACTTGAAGTAGAAGTTGTACCTGCTACATTTAAAGCTGAAGATTTAATTGCAAGATTTGAAGCAAAAGAAATTGGTGGTATCTTCTTATCAAATGGTCCAGGTGATCCATTAACTTTAACAGAAGAGAAAAAAGAAGTTCAAAAATTAATTAATACAGATATACCTATATTTGCTATTTGTTTAGGACATCAAATGTTATCTATTGCACATGGACATGATACATATAAGTTACCATTCGGACAACATGGTGGTAACCATCCAGTCGCAAATCCTGAATCAATGGTTGTAGAAATTACTGCACAAAACCATAACTATAATGTTCCAGATAGTATTGTAGAAATTGCTGAGATTACGCATAAGAACTTATTTGATGGAACTATTGAAGGTGTTAAATACAAAAATAAAGAGATCTTCTCAGTTCAACATCACCCAGAGGCTAGTCCTGGTCCTCATGAGTCGAAATATATCTTTGACGAATTCGCTAAGATTGTAAAATAAGTAATCTTATTTTCGCAATCTCTGCGTTGAAGTTTTAAATTTATTCGTCACATACTCTAGTATGCTCCTCAAAAATTTAAAACTTCGCCTTGACCTTACAAAAAGCAATCACTTCTTTTACAATCTTAAAAAGGGAGATAATGAAAATCATAACTTGGAATTGTAATGGTGCTTTCAGAAAAAAATACACCTACTTAGAAAATATTAATGCAGATATAATTGTAATCCAAGAATGTGAAAATCCAGAATTTTCAACAAAAGAATACAAAGTATGGTCAAAAAACTATTTATGGATAGGTGATAATAAAAATAAAGGTCTTGCTATATTTGCAAAGCCAGAAATTAAAATAGAACAATTAAATTGGAGTGATGAAAACCACTTATATAAAAATGAAAAGTTAGAATCTTTTATTCCATGTTTAATTAATAATTCAATAATATTAATAGCAATTTGGACAAAAAAAGCAAACTCTGAAGTATTTGGATATATTGGTCAGCTATGGAAATATTTAAAGCTTCATAAAGAAAAATTAGCAAATAAAGAAGTGATAATTATTGGAGATTTAAATAGTAATAGTATTTGGGATAAATGGGATAGATGGTGGAACCATTGCGATGTTGTAAAGGAATTAGAAGAACTAAATATTATTAGTATGTATCATGCTATAACAAAAGAAGAACAGGGTAAAGAGAGCACTCCAACATTTTATTTACAAAAAAAGATTGATAAACCATATCATATAGATTATTGTTTTTTGTCAAAAAGTTTTATTGATAAAAAATCTACTTTAAAGATATTAGACTATAAGTATTGGTTAGAAAAAAGTGATCATATTCCAATTGTTTGTGAAATTTAGGTGTAAAACAAACGAATTTAATCGTTTGTTTTACATTGTAGGTAAGATAAATCTTTCAATTAAATAGTAAGTTCCACTAGCAGCAATACCACCAGCAAGTCCAGCTACGATGTCATCACCCATAACACCCCAACCACCTTTTACATCTCTATCAATTCTTCCTATAATAGAAGGTTTCCAAATATCAAAGATTCTAAAGTACACAAAAGCAATAGGAGCTAAATAATATATATTTTCAGGAGTGATTCCACAAATAGAAAGAGCAATCCACATACCAACAAGTTCATCAATAACAATCTCTTTGCTATCATGTTCTCCAACTTCTTCTTCATACTTATTTATCTCTCTTACAGCAATAACTGAGATTAAAAAAGCAAGTAAGAACATAGTTGATTGTGGAATATACTGTAATAATAAAACACCTAAGATAAGAGATACAAAGCTTCCTACTGTACCAGGTGCTTTTGGGCTTAATCCACTATAAAAAACAGTTAAAAATAGTTTTCTCATTATTTCTTCTTCTCTATTCCAAGTTTTTTTCTCTTTTCCCATAGAGATTTTCTTGAGATACCAAGTTTTTTAGAAAGTTCAGTATCTGGATATTTTGTTTGATATGATAAAACCATCATTTTTACATAATCGTTTATTGTCATTATATTATTTGTCATTAAAAGGTTATCTTCTTTTTCAATCTCTAATTTATTGTAAGGGAAATCTTCTTCTTTTTCTAAAGATACAATAATACATTTTTTATCTTCTATTAGTTTATTTAAATTCTCTTTAGTACTTTTCTTAAGACTATGGTAATCTGTTAGGTATAAGATTCCACTAAACTTTTCATTTACTCTTTTTTGCCAATTATCACTAGATAATGATATAAATTTCATCTGCAAATCAAGTTTTCTAACAAGTTCAAAAGCTAATTTATCTGCACTAATTTGTGAGTTTGTTTCAATAAGAGTTGGAAATGATGTAGGTAATACATGCTCACTTGTATCTACTTCGTTAAACTGAAATTTAAGATAGTCTCTTAATGTTTGTAACTCTTTTCTTATAGATTTACACTCTCTATAGTGATAAATCTTTCTTAAAAGCTCATCCATGATAAATGGCTTCATAATATAATCTTTTGCACCTTCTTTGATTGGGTCTGTAACAGTTTCGTCTGAAATATATGATACAAGAAGTAAAATAATTGAGTCACTATATCTTCTAATAATTGTCTTACATAAAGCAGCAGGTAGTGAAGTAGAAAGTAAAATAATATCGTAATCTTTTGTAAGATTGTCAATATTAGGAGACTCTACAAAATCACAATTATGTCCATCGTCTAGAAGTCTAGAGACAACTTTTTGAGCGAGGTAAATTTCGCTTTCAATAATCAGTATATTCATTTTTTCGTCCAGTCATAGTATTTTAAAGTTGCAATTGATTGTACTGCAACTCCCTCTTTTCGTCCTATAAATCCAAGTTTCTCAGCTGTTGTTGCTTTTATATTTACAAATTGCTTTTCTATGTTTAGTAAAGAAGCAATGCTCTTTTTAATTTCATTCTTATATGGATTTATTTTTGGTTGTTGAGCAATTATTGTTAAATCAACATTAACTATCTCATAGCCTACATTATAAATAAACTCTACAATTTTTTGTAAAAGAATTTTTGAGTCTATATTTTTAAACTCATCATCTGTATCAGGGAAAAATTCACCAATATCTCCTGCTCCACAAGCGCCTAATAAAGCATCAATGAGAGAGTGAATTAATACATCTCCATCACTGTGTGCTTTGAAACCATATGGAACATCAATATTTACTCCACCAAGATACATTTTTTTATTGTCTTCAAAGGGATGTATGTCATAACCCGTACCAGTAAAAAAGTTATTACTAGGAGCACTTAAACAAGATAACTCTTTTAAGTCATCACCAAAAGTTAACTTTTTACTTTTAATAGAACCTTCTAAATAAAAAATAGAACCACCAGTTGCTTTAATAGCAGAACTATCATCTGTAAACTCTTTGTCAGTTTCTAAAGCAGTTTTTAAAATAGTAGTTCTTGAAAGTTGTGGAGTTTGAATAAGTTTTACATTATCTCTATTTATTGTTTCTTCATTATAAATAACTGTATCATTTACTTTTAAAACTGGAACAATACAATCAGCATTTTCTTTTGAATTAATTAATGAAAAAATGACATCTTCAGGAATACAAGCACGAGCTACATCTGTAACCATTACGTATTCAGAATCAACATTTTCTAAAGAATTTTTCATAGATTGTTGTCTAGTATCTCCACCTGCAATAAACTCATAATCATCACTAAAGTTTTGCATATAAGCTAATTCATCTTTTGAAGATGTAATAATTACTTTATCAAATTTGTATAGATTTTCGAGTCTTTTTGTAACAAAAAGCCAGAGTGGTTGATTATCTATTCTAAGCCACTGTTTTTTTGTTTGAAGCCCAAATCTTGTAGAGTTTCCAGCACATAATACTATAAGTGTTACCTTCGACAAAAGACCCCTTTGAGTAAAAAAGTTACAAATTATACTTTAATGTAACTTATGAAATCTTAAAGATCTTCTTCTAATTTATATTTAATAGATTCGATTGCTTTTTCTAAAGTTTCAACTTCAAAACCATACTCAATAGCTTTATTAATAGCTCTTTGAATATTTGAATCAGATAAAGGGTTTTTAATATCTGCTAATATTTTTACTATCTCTAAGATTTGTACTTTTTTTACATACTCTTTAGGACAATTTTCTAAATCTTCTACAAAGCCAATTGAAAAAATAAGGTTATGACTTAAGTTCCAATGTTTAAAAATATTTGCAGTAATTCTAGCACATGAATAACCTACAAACTCTTTTTCAACGCTTGAAAGATTTTTTGTTACTGCTATATGTTCTAGAAACTCTTCTTTTTGTTTGTTTTCTGTGATTATATCAGAGATAATAAATTTCCCAGTTTCTTGTAAGAATGCAGGTAAAAGTAAATCTTCTTTTAAATCTTTGTCAATTTTACTTACCCAAGTGTTAATTATATTTGAAGCTAAATTACATGAAAACATAAAGTCATCAGTAGAAGCCTCATATGCACTAAGGTCAGTTTGAATAAGGTTTTGAATAACTGAACCTAAAGCAATAGAAATTGTAAAGTTTACACCTAAAAGTGAAATTGCACGACTTGGAGTTTCTACTTCACTTACAAACCCAAACATAGCAGAGTTTGCAACTCTTAAAACAGTAGTAATAATTAAAGGGTCTTTTTCAATAATTTTTAATAAATCTAGTGGTTCTTTAGTTGGCATCTTCCTAAACTCTTCTAATTCTAAAACCGAATTAGGTAAAGGAGGTAAAGAGTCAATTTTATCTACTATTAGTTGTTTCATTGTCGTTCCTGAAATTCTATTTTTTTATCATATCAATTAATTGTTTATACTCATCTGTATAAAGTTTTAATAAAACTAGTTTTTGTTCAAGCAAATCATGTTTAGTTATTTTATTAATATATATATTACTACTTGAAAAATCCCTTAAAATAACTTCTTCAATATGTGCTATTGTGTAATTGTCAATATTTTTTATCTTGTGAAAACTATTAATATAAAATTCAACAATATTTTTAAACTTATCATTATCAAAACTATCTAAAGGTTTGTATTTATAAATTTTGTGAATAAGAGTAAGAACTAAAAAAGATGCATTGTTTTTTAATATCTCCAATTCAATCTCTTTATTTGTAAACTCTTTATTTCCAAAGTTAGAAGCAAGACTTAAATCAAAACCATGAAACATTCTTTCAAGATTTAAGAGATACTTCTCAAAAGTATAATCTAAAGGATATTCATTTATATCGTGGTAATGAATATGAGAAAAATAATATAGTTGCTCTCCTATTAGATTATTTAAAATATTTATATGTTTTGAGTCTAAAGGAACTGTTAGTTTTAACATATTCTTTGATTCTTTTAAAATCTGAAAAAAGTTATCTATATTAGGAATTTTATTTTTATTATTAACAAAGGTATTGCAAAGTTCTGTAAAAACTTTTATAAGTAGTAAATAAAGTTTAAACTCTATTTCAAATCTATTTTTATCTTCTTGAAAACTTTGTTTTAATAGTTCTTCGTAAAATCTAAATATTTTAGCAATCTCATTTAGGTCATAAATTGTATTTTTTTTGATTATAAAACTATTGTCAAAAGTAAGAGTATCAATTAACTTTACAAGCTTTATAGCATCTATGTGGTTACTATTAAGTATTAACTTAAGATTTTTCTTTGAGTTTTCATAAAGCTTTGTTAGATTTTTGATACTTTTCATATAAACCTTAAATTATTTTAAACTATTATAATCAATTTGACCTTACATAATTAATAATTTAAAACTAGTTGTTTTAATTAAGTTTCTATAATATAAATTTGATATAATCAGCTTAAATTATTAGATAGGATTTTATATGAGAGATTGGTTAGACAATCATAAAGATGATGAAGTAAGAACTCAAATGTATTATGCTAAAAGAGGCATTATTACACCAGATATGGAGTATGTTGCAAAAGTAGAGAAGATTGAACCGGAACTTGTAAGAGACGAAGTTGCAAGAGGAAGGTTAATCATTCCTGCAAATGTTAATCATAAGCATTTAAAGCCAATGGCTATTGGTATGGCTTCTTCATGTAAGATTAATGCAAATATTGGTTCATCTGCATTAGCATCAGACATTCAAGGTGAAATTGAAAAAGTTGATGTTTCATTAAAATATGGTGCAGATACAATTATGGATTTAAGTACAGGTGGAGATTTAGATGCTATTAGAGCTGCTGTTATTGAGCACTCAACAGTTCCTATTGGAACAGTTCCGATGTACCAAATTTTACATGATGTTAAAGATAAAATTGAAAATTTATCTATTGATGTTATGTTAGATGTTTTAGAAAAACAAGCTCAACAAGGGGTTTCATATTTTACAATTCATGCTGGATTTTTATTAAGATTCATGCCTCATATTGCAAAAAGAAAAATGGGTATTGTATCAAGAGGTGGTTCTTTAATGGCTGCATGGATGATGCATTACCATAAAGAAAATCCATTTTATGATGCTTTTGATGATATCTTAGATATTTGTAGAAGATATGATGTATCTTTAT
Coding sequences within it:
- a CDS encoding HDOD domain-containing protein, which encodes MKQLIVDKIDSLPPLPNSVLELEEFRKMPTKEPLDLLKIIEKDPLIITTVLRVANSAMFGFVSEVETPSRAISLLGVNFTISIALGSVIQNLIQTDLSAYEASTDDFMFSCNLASNIINTWVSKIDKDLKEDLLLPAFLQETGKFIISDIITENKQKEEFLEHIAVTKNLSSVEKEFVGYSCARITANIFKHWNLSHNLIFSIGFVEDLENCPKEYVKKVQILEIVKILADIKNPLSDSNIQRAINKAIEYGFEVETLEKAIESIKYKLEEDL
- the thiC gene encoding phosphomethylpyrimidine synthase ThiC; translated protein: MRDWLDNHKDDEVRTQMYYAKRGIITPDMEYVAKVEKIEPELVRDEVARGRLIIPANVNHKHLKPMAIGMASSCKINANIGSSALASDIQGEIEKVDVSLKYGADTIMDLSTGGDLDAIRAAVIEHSTVPIGTVPMYQILHDVKDKIENLSIDVMLDVLEKQAQQGVSYFTIHAGFLLRFMPHIAKRKMGIVSRGGSLMAAWMMHYHKENPFYDAFDDILDICRRYDVSLSLGDSLRPGCLADASDEAQLSELKVLGELTLRAWEKDVQVMIEGPGHVPLNQIERNMKLEREYCHEAPFYILGPLTTDIAAGYDHISSAIGAAVGGWHGASMLCYVTPKEHLGLPNAQDVREGIIAYKIAAHSADIARGRKGARDIDDEMSDARYAFDWNKQFELCLDPERAKEYHDETLPQDVFKEAEFCSMCGPKFCSYKITQKIVKDHGDKIEATATA
- a CDS encoding bifunctional 2-C-methyl-D-erythritol 4-phosphate cytidylyltransferase/2-C-methyl-D-erythritol 2,4-cyclodiphosphate synthase → MSKVTLIVLCAGNSTRFGLQTKKQWLRIDNQPLWLFVTKRLENLYKFDKVIITSSKDELAYMQNFSDDYEFIAGGDTRQQSMKNSLENVDSEYVMVTDVARACIPEDVIFSLINSKENADCIVPVLKVNDTVIYNEETINRDNVKLIQTPQLSRTTILKTALETDKEFTDDSSAIKATGGSIFYLEGSIKSKKLTFGDDLKELSCLSAPSNNFFTGTGYDIHPFEDNKKMYLGGVNIDVPYGFKAHSDGDVLIHSLIDALLGACGAGDIGEFFPDTDDEFKNIDSKILLQKIVEFIYNVGYEIVNVDLTIIAQQPKINPYKNEIKKSIASLLNIEKQFVNIKATTAEKLGFIGRKEGVAVQSIATLKYYDWTKK